A genome region from Thermomonospora amylolytica includes the following:
- a CDS encoding potassium-transporting ATPase subunit C has protein sequence MNTLPTWLRRHLAALRALLVLTAVCGVAYPLAITAVGRLPGLNDKADGSHVSVGGRTVGSRLIGQSFTGSDGTPLRQYFQSRPSAAGDGYDPTASGAGNLGPEDIVDTLPGPALGEQDPRARQSLLTQVCARSKKVGELEGVDGSRPYCTRSGVGAVLSVFGARDAQGTVPVPTRVISVNEACPTTPFLTTYRGVKVECATPGEDYRAGRIVPVRGDAPARPVVPADAVTAGGSGLDPHISVAYARLQAERIARARGIPVTQVVRLIDEHTTGRALGFMGEPVVNVLELNIDLDRTAPYQG, from the coding sequence ATGAACACCCTGCCCACCTGGCTGCGCCGGCACCTGGCGGCGCTGCGCGCCCTGCTGGTCCTCACCGCCGTCTGCGGCGTCGCCTACCCGCTGGCCATCACCGCGGTCGGCCGGCTGCCCGGGCTGAACGACAAGGCCGACGGCTCCCATGTCAGCGTCGGCGGTCGCACCGTCGGCAGCAGGCTCATCGGCCAGTCCTTCACCGGCTCCGACGGCACCCCGCTGCGGCAGTACTTCCAGAGCCGCCCCTCGGCCGCCGGAGACGGCTACGACCCGACCGCCAGCGGAGCCGGCAACCTCGGCCCCGAGGACATCGTCGACACCCTTCCCGGCCCGGCGCTCGGCGAACAGGACCCCAGGGCCCGCCAGAGCCTGCTCACCCAGGTCTGCGCGCGCAGCAAAAAGGTGGGGGAGCTGGAGGGCGTGGACGGGTCCCGCCCCTACTGCACCCGGTCCGGGGTGGGAGCGGTGCTGTCGGTCTTCGGCGCCCGCGACGCCCAGGGCACGGTGCCCGTCCCGACCCGGGTGATCAGCGTCAACGAGGCGTGTCCCACGACTCCGTTCCTGACGACGTACCGTGGAGTCAAGGTCGAGTGCGCCACCCCCGGTGAGGACTACCGCGCCGGCCGGATCGTCCCCGTCCGGGGTGACGCCCCCGCCCGGCCGGTCGTGCCCGCCGACGCCGTGACCGCCGGCGGCAGCGGCCTGGACCCGCACATCTCCGTGGCCTACGCCAGGCTCCAGGCCGAACGGATCGCCCGCGCCCGCGGCATCCCCGTCACGCAGGTCGTCCGGCTGATCGACGAGCACACCACCGGCAGAGCCCTGGGGTTCATGGGCGAACCCGTGGTCAACGTCCTGGAACTCAACATCGACCTCGACCGGACGGCCCCGTACCAGGGCTGA
- the kdpB gene encoding potassium-transporting ATPase subunit KdpB encodes MSTPTRRTPAASRPPAADRTSGGLLDPGLLAASLPAAVRKLDPRVMWRNPVMLIVEIGALWCTVLAAADPTWFAWLIVVWLWLTVIFANLAEAVAEGRGKAQADTLRKAKKDTVARRLIGWTPGTADLREEPVPATELRRGDLVVVEAGQIIPGDGDVVEGIASVDESAITGESAPVIRESGGDRSAVTGGTKVLSDRIIVKITQRPGESFLDRMIALVEGAARQKTPNEIALNILLAALTIVFLVAVATMQPPAIYARAVNPGVADTAALDAHGVTAIVLVSLLVCLIPTTIGALLSAIGIAGMDRLVRRNVLAMSGRAVEAAGDVNTLLLDKTGTVTLGNRQAAEFRPVGGVTEAELADAAQLSSLADATPEGRSVVVFAKQAYGLRERHPGELAHATWVPFTAQTRMSGVDLDGPGGRRLRKGAAGAVADWIRAQGGDVPAELGNVVDGISAAGGTPLVVGETNDGHARVLGVIHLKDVVKQGMRERFDRMRAMGIRTVMITGDNPLTAKAIADEAGVDDFLAEATPEDKLALIKKEQAGGRLVAMTGDGTNDAPALAQADVGVAMNTGTSAAKEAGNMVDLDSDPTKLIEIVEIGKQLLITRGALTTFSIANDIAKYFAIIPALFAGLYPGLDALNIMRLAGPQSAILSAVIFNALIIVVLIPLALRGVRYRPAPASRLLNRNLAVYGLGGVLAPFAGIKIIDLLVQSIPGI; translated from the coding sequence ATGTCCACTCCCACCCGTCGCACGCCCGCGGCCTCCCGGCCGCCCGCCGCGGACCGGACCTCCGGCGGCCTGCTGGATCCCGGGCTGCTGGCGGCCTCGCTGCCGGCGGCGGTGCGCAAGCTCGACCCGCGGGTGATGTGGCGCAATCCGGTCATGCTGATCGTGGAGATCGGCGCGCTCTGGTGCACCGTGCTCGCCGCCGCCGACCCCACCTGGTTCGCCTGGCTGATCGTGGTCTGGCTCTGGCTGACCGTGATCTTCGCCAACCTGGCCGAGGCGGTCGCCGAGGGCCGCGGCAAGGCCCAGGCCGACACGCTGCGCAAGGCCAAGAAGGACACCGTCGCCCGTCGCCTGATCGGCTGGACTCCCGGCACCGCCGACCTGCGCGAAGAGCCGGTCCCCGCGACCGAACTGCGGCGGGGGGACCTGGTGGTGGTCGAGGCCGGGCAGATCATCCCCGGGGACGGCGACGTGGTCGAGGGCATCGCCAGCGTCGACGAGTCGGCGATCACCGGCGAGTCCGCGCCGGTGATCCGCGAGTCCGGCGGTGACCGGTCGGCGGTCACCGGCGGCACCAAGGTGCTGTCGGACCGGATCATCGTGAAGATCACCCAACGGCCGGGCGAGTCGTTCCTGGACCGGATGATCGCGCTGGTGGAGGGCGCCGCCCGGCAGAAGACCCCCAACGAGATCGCGCTGAACATCCTGCTGGCCGCCCTCACGATCGTCTTCCTGGTCGCGGTGGCCACCATGCAGCCGCCGGCGATCTACGCCCGGGCCGTCAACCCGGGGGTCGCGGACACGGCGGCGCTGGACGCGCACGGCGTCACCGCCATCGTGCTGGTGTCCCTGCTGGTATGCCTGATCCCCACCACGATCGGCGCGTTGCTGAGCGCCATCGGGATCGCGGGCATGGACCGGCTGGTGCGGCGGAACGTGCTGGCCATGTCGGGCCGGGCGGTCGAGGCCGCCGGGGACGTCAACACGCTGCTGCTGGACAAGACCGGCACCGTCACCCTCGGCAACCGGCAGGCGGCCGAGTTCCGTCCGGTCGGTGGCGTCACCGAGGCCGAGCTCGCCGACGCGGCACAGCTGTCCTCGCTGGCTGACGCCACCCCCGAGGGCCGCTCCGTCGTCGTGTTCGCCAAGCAGGCGTACGGGCTGCGCGAACGGCACCCGGGCGAACTCGCGCACGCCACGTGGGTCCCGTTCACCGCCCAGACCCGCATGTCCGGCGTCGACCTTGACGGGCCGGGCGGGCGGCGGCTCCGCAAGGGCGCCGCCGGGGCGGTGGCCGACTGGATCCGCGCTCAGGGCGGGGACGTCCCCGCCGAACTGGGGAACGTGGTGGACGGCATCTCGGCGGCGGGCGGCACCCCCCTGGTCGTCGGCGAGACGAACGACGGGCACGCCCGTGTCCTGGGCGTGATCCACCTCAAGGACGTCGTCAAGCAGGGCATGCGGGAACGGTTCGACCGCATGCGCGCCATGGGCATCCGCACCGTCATGATCACCGGCGACAACCCGCTCACCGCCAAGGCCATCGCCGACGAGGCCGGGGTGGATGACTTCCTGGCCGAGGCGACCCCGGAGGACAAGCTCGCCCTGATCAAGAAGGAGCAGGCGGGCGGCCGGCTGGTCGCCATGACCGGTGACGGCACCAACGACGCGCCCGCCCTGGCCCAGGCCGACGTGGGGGTCGCCATGAACACCGGCACCTCGGCCGCCAAGGAGGCCGGGAACATGGTCGACCTGGACTCCGACCCCACCAAGCTCATCGAGATCGTGGAGATCGGCAAACAGCTCCTCATCACCCGGGGCGCGCTGACCACCTTCTCCATCGCCAACGACATCGCCAAGTACTTCGCGATCATCCCGGCGCTGTTCGCCGGCCTGTATCCGGGCCTGGACGCCCTCAACATCATGCGGCTGGCCGGCCCGCAGTCGGCGATCCTGTCGGCGGTGATCTTCAACGCGCTGATCATCGTCGTGCTGATCCCGCTCGCCCTGCGCGGCGTGCGGTACCGGCCCGCCCCGGCGTCCCGGCTGCTGAACCGCAACCTGGCGGTCTACGGGCTGGGCGGGGTGCTCGCCCCGTTCGCCGGAATCAAGATCATCGACCTGCTGGTCCAGTCCATCCCGGGAATCTGA
- a CDS encoding response regulator, with the protein MTRVLVVDDEPQILRAMRINLRARRYDVAVADTGTTALHQAADWHPDLVILDLGLPDIDGVDVIHGLRGWTQVPIIVLSGRTDSRDKVEALEAGADDYVTKPFSIDELIARIRAVTRRTTPHDSPARIRIGDHTVDLAAKTVTDPDGRPLRLTPTEWHLLNILVRNPGKLISQQQLLTEIWGPAYTRETNYLRQYMAQLRRKLEPDPTHPRHLLTEPGMGYRFQPQT; encoded by the coding sequence ATGACACGGGTCCTCGTCGTCGACGACGAACCGCAGATCCTGCGGGCCATGCGCATCAACCTGCGCGCCCGCCGCTACGACGTCGCCGTCGCCGACACCGGCACCACCGCCCTGCACCAGGCCGCCGACTGGCACCCCGACCTCGTCATCCTCGATCTCGGCCTCCCCGACATCGACGGCGTCGACGTCATCCACGGCCTGCGCGGCTGGACCCAGGTGCCGATCATCGTCCTGTCCGGCCGCACCGACAGCCGCGACAAGGTCGAGGCCCTCGAAGCCGGCGCCGACGACTACGTCACCAAACCCTTCAGCATCGACGAACTCATCGCCCGCATCCGCGCCGTCACCCGCCGCACCACCCCCCACGACTCCCCCGCCCGGATCCGCATCGGCGACCACACCGTCGACCTGGCCGCCAAAACCGTCACCGACCCCGACGGCCGCCCCCTCCGCCTCACCCCCACCGAATGGCACCTGCTGAACATCCTGGTCCGCAACCCCGGCAAGCTCATCAGCCAGCAACAGCTCCTCACCGAGATCTGGGGCCCCGCCTACACCCGCGAGACCAATTACCTGCGCCAGTACATGGCCCAGCTCCGCCGCAAACTCGAACCCGACCCCACCCACCCCCGCCACCTCCTCACCGAACCCGGCATGGGCTACCGCTTCCAGCCCCAGACCTGA
- the kdpA gene encoding potassium-transporting ATPase subunit KdpA, translating to MGSTAAGVVFIGSLLVALVVVHVPLGDYMHRVYSSDRHSRVERAIYRVIGVDPGAGQTWGAYARGVLAFSAVSVLVLYAFQRLQDRLLLSLGRGPVPDHVAWNTAVSFVTNTNWQAYSGEATMGHLVQMAGLAVQNFVSAAVGMAVAVALVRGFARRKTGELGNFWVDLTRGTLRILLPIAAVAAVVLIAGGAVQNFTDVHHVTTPAGAEQAIPGGPVASQEAIKDLGTNGGGFYNANSAHPFENPTAWTNWVEIFLLLVISSALPRTFGRMVGQPRQGYAIVAVMAVLATVSIAAATAAQVAHHGTVPQAVGAAAEGTEARFGIVDSAMFAAATTLTSTGAVDSAHDSYTALGGGVLMVNMMLGEVAPGGVGSGLYGMLILAVITVFVAGLLVGRTPEYLGKKIGPREIKLAALYFLVTPALVLTGTAIAMALPGPRASMLNGGPHGFSEVLYAFTSAAANNGSAFAGLTANTPFYDVALGLCMAFGRFLPIILVLALAGSLARQTPVPESAGTLPTHRPQFVGMVVGVTVVLVALTFFPALALGPLAEGIR from the coding sequence ATGGGGTCCACGGCCGCGGGGGTCGTCTTCATCGGTTCCCTGCTGGTGGCACTGGTGGTGGTGCACGTGCCGCTGGGCGACTACATGCACCGCGTCTACTCGTCGGACCGGCACAGCCGGGTGGAACGTGCCATCTACCGGGTGATCGGGGTCGATCCGGGCGCCGGGCAGACCTGGGGCGCGTACGCGCGCGGCGTGCTGGCGTTCTCGGCGGTGTCGGTCCTGGTGTTGTACGCCTTCCAACGGCTGCAGGACAGGCTGCTGCTGAGCCTGGGGCGGGGGCCGGTGCCCGACCACGTGGCCTGGAACACGGCGGTCAGTTTCGTGACCAACACCAACTGGCAGGCGTACTCGGGCGAGGCCACCATGGGTCATCTGGTGCAGATGGCCGGGCTGGCCGTGCAGAACTTCGTGTCGGCCGCGGTCGGCATGGCCGTCGCGGTCGCGCTCGTCCGGGGCTTCGCCCGCCGGAAGACGGGGGAACTGGGCAACTTCTGGGTGGACCTGACCCGCGGCACCCTGCGGATTCTGCTGCCGATCGCGGCGGTCGCCGCGGTGGTGCTCATCGCGGGCGGGGCGGTGCAGAACTTCACCGACGTCCACCACGTCACCACGCCTGCCGGAGCCGAGCAGGCGATCCCGGGCGGGCCGGTGGCCTCCCAGGAGGCGATCAAGGATCTGGGAACCAACGGCGGCGGCTTCTACAACGCCAACTCCGCGCACCCGTTCGAGAACCCCACCGCCTGGACGAACTGGGTGGAGATCTTCCTGCTACTGGTGATCTCCTCGGCGTTGCCGCGCACGTTCGGCCGAATGGTCGGGCAGCCGCGGCAGGGGTACGCGATCGTCGCGGTGATGGCCGTGCTGGCGACGGTGAGCATTGCGGCGGCCACAGCCGCGCAGGTCGCCCACCACGGCACGGTGCCGCAGGCGGTGGGCGCGGCGGCCGAGGGCACCGAGGCCCGGTTCGGGATCGTGGACTCGGCGATGTTCGCCGCCGCGACCACACTCACCTCGACGGGAGCGGTGGACTCCGCCCACGACTCCTACACCGCCCTGGGCGGCGGGGTGCTGATGGTGAACATGATGCTGGGAGAGGTCGCGCCGGGCGGGGTCGGATCGGGCCTGTACGGGATGCTGATCCTGGCGGTGATCACGGTGTTCGTGGCCGGTCTGCTGGTCGGGCGGACCCCCGAGTACCTGGGCAAGAAGATCGGCCCGCGCGAGATCAAGCTGGCGGCGCTGTACTTCCTGGTCACCCCCGCGCTGGTGCTGACCGGCACGGCGATCGCGATGGCCTTGCCCGGACCGCGGGCGTCGATGCTCAACGGCGGGCCGCACGGCTTCTCCGAGGTGCTGTACGCGTTCACCAGCGCCGCGGCCAACAACGGGTCGGCGTTCGCGGGGCTGACGGCGAACACGCCGTTCTACGACGTCGCGCTGGGCCTGTGCATGGCGTTCGGCCGGTTCCTGCCGATCATCCTGGTGCTGGCGCTGGCCGGGTCGCTGGCCCGCCAGACCCCCGTGCCCGAGTCCGCCGGCACGCTGCCGACCCACCGGCCGCAGTTCGTCGGGATGGTCGTCGGCGTCACCGTCGTCCTGGTCGCCCTGACGTTCTTCCCGGCGCTGGCCCTGGGCCCGCTGGCAGAAGGGATCCGCTGA
- a CDS encoding DUF4118 domain-containing protein: MARGQLRVYLGAAPGVGKTYAMLAEAHRRAARGTDVVVGYVETHGRPRTEELLDGLEIVPRKRITYRGAEFTELDVEAVLRRAPQVALVDELAHTNVPGSPNAKRWQDVERLLDAGITVISTVNVQHLESLNDVVEQITGITQRETVPDEVVRRADQVELVDMAPEALRRRLAHGNVYAADKIDAALANYFRVGNLTALRELALLWLADKVDEQLDRYRADHGISGTWEARERVVVALSGGPEGETLIRRAARIAARTKGADLLAVHVTHGDGLAGSRPAQLARQRDIVEGLGGTYHQVVGEDVPRALLDFARAVNATQLVLGVSRRGRLAQLLRPGVGVTTTALSGPIDVHMVTHEEVRRQWRGPSRPTALSRRRRLGGFALALAGLPLLTWLLTGLRDGLTLPSDILLFLTAVVGVALLGGLYPALCAAVFGFLLLNYYFTPPLHTLTVAEHENLLALAVFLLVAVAVSGVVDLAARRSREAARRGAEAELMFALAGDVLRGERAVPTIMRRLKETFALASVTLLERVPDSPRTPDSQRDPADWRVTAFVGGPPCATPDEGDAELPVDGDFTLVLRGRPLQAADRRLLETFARQVVAALRRERLRAEAERAAPLEASDRMRSALLNAVSHDLRTPLASAKAAVESLRNTEIDWTPDERTELIATAAESLDRLDRLVANLLDMSRLQAGTLHMAHRPLALDEVVPTVLDGLGADGSHVTSAVPADLPPVSADPALLERVLANLIANALRYNPPGRNVLVTAGAHGDRIELRVIDHGPGIRAADRDRIFQPFQRLDDRGNHTGVGLGLALARGLTEAMGGTLTPDDTPGGGLTMVVSLPMYR; the protein is encoded by the coding sequence ATGGCCAGGGGGCAGCTCCGCGTCTACCTGGGGGCCGCTCCCGGCGTGGGCAAGACCTACGCCATGCTCGCCGAGGCCCACCGCCGGGCCGCACGCGGCACCGACGTCGTCGTCGGCTACGTCGAGACCCACGGCCGGCCCCGCACCGAGGAGCTACTGGACGGTCTGGAGATCGTTCCCCGCAAACGCATCACCTACCGGGGCGCGGAGTTCACCGAACTCGACGTCGAAGCGGTGCTGCGACGGGCCCCCCAGGTCGCGCTGGTCGACGAACTCGCGCACACCAACGTCCCCGGCTCGCCCAACGCCAAGCGCTGGCAGGACGTCGAACGCCTGCTGGACGCCGGGATCACCGTGATCTCCACGGTGAACGTCCAGCACCTGGAATCGCTCAACGACGTCGTGGAGCAGATCACCGGGATCACGCAACGCGAGACCGTCCCCGACGAGGTCGTCCGCCGCGCCGACCAGGTCGAGCTGGTCGACATGGCCCCCGAGGCGCTGCGCCGCCGCCTGGCGCACGGCAACGTCTACGCCGCCGACAAGATCGACGCCGCACTGGCCAACTACTTCCGCGTCGGCAACCTCACCGCCCTGCGCGAGCTGGCGCTGCTGTGGCTGGCCGACAAGGTCGACGAGCAACTCGACCGCTACCGCGCCGACCACGGCATCTCCGGCACCTGGGAGGCCCGCGAACGCGTCGTCGTCGCGCTCAGCGGCGGTCCCGAGGGCGAGACCCTCATCCGTCGCGCCGCCCGCATCGCCGCCCGCACCAAGGGCGCCGACCTGCTCGCCGTCCACGTCACCCACGGCGACGGGCTGGCCGGATCCCGGCCCGCCCAGCTCGCCCGCCAACGCGACATCGTCGAAGGGCTCGGCGGCACCTACCACCAGGTCGTCGGCGAGGACGTCCCGCGGGCCCTGCTCGATTTCGCCCGCGCCGTCAACGCCACCCAGCTCGTCCTGGGCGTCTCCCGCCGCGGCCGGCTGGCCCAGCTCCTGCGGCCCGGTGTCGGGGTGACCACCACCGCCCTGTCCGGCCCCATCGACGTCCACATGGTCACCCACGAGGAGGTACGCCGGCAGTGGCGCGGCCCCTCCCGCCCCACGGCGCTGTCACGGCGCCGCCGTCTGGGCGGCTTCGCCCTGGCGTTGGCCGGCCTTCCGCTGCTGACCTGGCTGCTGACCGGGCTGCGCGACGGGCTGACCCTGCCCAGCGACATCCTGTTGTTCCTGACCGCGGTGGTCGGGGTCGCGCTGCTGGGCGGGCTCTATCCGGCGCTGTGCGCGGCGGTGTTCGGCTTCCTCCTGCTGAACTACTACTTCACCCCGCCCCTGCACACCCTCACCGTCGCCGAGCACGAGAACCTGCTCGCGCTGGCGGTGTTCCTGCTGGTGGCGGTCGCGGTCAGCGGTGTGGTGGACCTGGCCGCCCGCCGGTCCCGCGAGGCCGCCCGGCGCGGCGCCGAAGCCGAGCTGATGTTCGCCCTGGCCGGGGACGTGCTGCGCGGGGAACGCGCCGTGCCCACTATCATGCGGCGGCTCAAGGAGACCTTCGCCCTCGCCTCGGTCACCCTGCTCGAACGCGTCCCCGACAGCCCCCGAACCCCCGACAGCCAACGCGACCCCGCCGACTGGCGCGTCACCGCCTTCGTCGGCGGTCCGCCCTGCGCGACCCCCGACGAAGGCGACGCCGAACTCCCCGTCGACGGCGACTTCACCCTCGTGCTGCGCGGCCGTCCCCTGCAGGCCGCCGACCGGCGGCTGCTGGAGACGTTCGCCCGCCAGGTCGTCGCCGCGCTGCGCCGCGAGCGGCTGCGGGCCGAGGCCGAACGCGCCGCCCCGCTGGAGGCCTCCGACCGCATGCGCTCCGCGCTGCTGAACGCCGTCAGCCACGACCTGCGCACCCCGCTGGCCTCCGCCAAGGCCGCCGTCGAGAGCCTGCGCAACACCGAGATCGACTGGACGCCGGACGAACGCACCGAACTGATCGCCACCGCCGCCGAATCCCTCGACCGTCTCGACCGCCTCGTCGCCAACCTCCTGGACATGAGCCGGCTGCAGGCCGGCACCCTGCACATGGCCCACCGGCCGCTGGCCCTCGACGAAGTGGTCCCCACGGTCCTGGACGGCCTCGGCGCCGACGGGAGCCACGTCACCAGCGCCGTCCCCGCGGATCTGCCCCCGGTCAGCGCCGACCCCGCCCTGCTCGAACGCGTTCTGGCCAACCTCATCGCCAACGCCCTGCGCTACAACCCGCCCGGCCGCAACGTCCTGGTCACCGCCGGAGCCCACGGCGACCGCATCGAACTGCGGGTCATCGACCACGGCCCCGGCATTCGCGCCGCCGACCGTGACCGCATCTTCCAGCCGTTCCAGCGGCTCGACGACCGCGGCAACCACACCGGCGTCGGACTCGGCCTGGCCCTGGCCCGCGGCCTCACCGAGGCCATGGGCGGCACCCTCACCCCCGACGACACCCCCGGCGGCGGCCTCACCATGGTCGTCTCCCTGCCCATGTACAGGTGA
- the kdpF gene encoding K(+)-transporting ATPase subunit F: MSVDNAVGLVLVVGLVVFLVVALLFPERF, encoded by the coding sequence GTGAGCGTCGACAACGCGGTCGGGCTGGTGCTGGTCGTGGGGCTGGTCGTCTTCCTGGTGGTGGCCCTGCTGTTCCCGGAGCGGTTCTGA